The Manis javanica isolate MJ-LG chromosome 2, MJ_LKY, whole genome shotgun sequence genome contains a region encoding:
- the TMEM8B gene encoding transmembrane protein 8B isoform X4, protein MFPEEAAALDPEWTNPEGGLFLTDYSTCSPRKLSPFRSFASTELFHFHVPEDTFLAVWNLIIFKEQGGTFGDHCPDQSVTVYFRSGAPPVINPLNTHFPGDTAVPGVFSLTLSWTLPNRTSGIFNVSSPLPGDWFLAAHLPQAHGHISVKGLQDECQYLLQPQLIVRRLLDVAVLVPGRPSEQTLSPHNLSALYKVFVPSFTYRVSAQLVCVGGRGTSACPLTLRLRPKAPPLHNSSSVACGGTSVCQLELALPPWGHWVYVHVEIPSRGPGRTIRFQLCVRLQECPQPSLSRALVPGAAMNMPQSLGNQPLPAEPPSLRASAEGPGATSPPEHCWPVRPTLRNELDTFSVHFYIFFGPSVALPPERPAVFALRLLPVLDSGGVLSLELQLNVSSLHQENVTVFGCLTHEVPLSLGDAAVTCSKESLAGFLLSVSATSRVARLRIPFPQTGTWFLTLRSLCGAGPRFVRCRNATAEVRLRTFLSPCVDDCGPYGQCKLLRTHNYLYAACECKAGWRGWGCTDSADALTYGFQLLSTLLLCLSNLMFLPPVVLAIRSRYVLEAAVYTFTMFFSTFYHACDQPGIVVFCIMDYDVLQFCDFLGSLMSVWVTVIAMARLQPVVKQVLYLLGAMLLSMALQLDRHGLWNLLGPSLFALGILATAWTFRSVRRRHCYPPTWRRWLFYLCPGSLIAGSAVLLYAFVETQDNYFYIHSIWHMLIAGSVGFLLPPRAKTDHRVPSGARARGCGYQLCINEQEELGLVGPGGTTVSSICAS, encoded by the exons ATGTTTCCTGAGGAAGCTGCTGCATTGGACCCGGAGTGGACGAACCCAGAAG GAGGCCTCTTCCTGACTGATTACTCCACCTGCTCTCCCCGAAAGCTGAGTCCTTTCCGCTCCTTCGCCAGCACCGAGCTCTTCCACTTCCATGTTCCCGAGGACACATTTCTGGCTGTATGGAACCTCATCATCTTCAAGGAGCAGGGGGGAACCTTTGGGGACCACTGTCCAGACCaaagtgtgactgt GTATTTCCGGTCCGGGGCACCCCCTGTCATCAACCCCCTGAACACACACTTCCCAGGGGACACGGCTGTGCCTGGGGTTTTCTCACTGACCCTCAGCTGGACACTGCCCAACCGCACCTCAGGCATCTTTAACGTCAGCAGCCCCTTACCAGGGGACTGGTTCTTGGCTGCCCACCTTCCCCAGGCCCATGGCCACATCTCTGTCAAG GGTCTCCAGGATGAGTGTCAGTACCTCCTTCAGCCACAGCTGATTGTCCGGCGTTTGCTGGATGTAGCCGTGCTGGTGCCAGGCCGGCCCTCAGAGCAAACGCTCTCTCCCCACAATCTCTCCGCCCTGTACAA GGTCTTTGTACCCAGTTTCACTTACAGGGTTTCAGCGCAGCTGGTGTGTGTAGGGGGCCGCGGAACATCAGCCTGCCCACTGACACTGCGCCTACGTCCGAAGGCCCCACCCCTGCACAACTCAAGCTCTGTGGCCTGTGGAGGCACCTCGGTATGCCAGCTGGAGCTGGCACTACCCCCCTGGGGTCACTGGGTCTACGTGCATGTGGAGATACCATCCCGGGGCCCTGGCAGGACCATTCGCTTCCAGCTGTGTGTGCGGCTACAAG AGTGCCCGCAGCCCAGCCTGTCGCGTGCTCTGGTCCCTGGAGCTGCCATGAACATGCCCCAGTCACTGGGCAACCAGCCACTGCCTGCAGAGCCGCCATCTCTCAGGGCTTCTGCAGAGGGGCCTGGGGCCACATCACCACCTGAGCACTGCTGGCCAGTGCGCCCAACACTGCGCAATGAGCTGGACACCTTCTCTGTCCACTTCTACATCTTCTTTGGCCCCAGCGTGGCCCTCCCCCCTGAGCGCCCTGCCGTGTTTGCCCTGAGGCTGCTGCCAGTGTTGGACAGCGGAGGTGTCCTCAGCCTGGAGCTCCAGCTCAACGTG AGCTCCCTGCACCAGGAAAACGTGACAGTGTTTGGATGCCTGACTCATGAGGTGCCCTTGAGCCTTGGGGATGCTGCAGTGACCTGTTCCAAAG AGTCCCTGGCTGGCTTCCTCCTCTCTGTCAGTGCCACCTCCAGAGTGGCGAGGCTGCGAATCCCCTTCCCGCAGACTGGGACCTGGTTCCTCACTCTCCGCTCCCTGTGTGGGGCGGGGCCTCG GTTCGTGCGGTGCCGGAACGCGACGGCCGAGGTGCGACTGCGCACCTTCCTATCTCCGTGCGTGGACGACTGTGGGCCTTACGGCCAGTGCAAGCTGCTGCGCACGCACAACTACCTGTACGCCGCCTGCGAGTGCAAAGCCG GGTGGCGAGGCTGGGGCTGCACCGACAGTGCAGATGCGCTCACCTATGGATTCCAGCTGCTGTCCACACTGCTGCTGTGCCTGAGCAACCTCATGTTTTTGCCACCCGTGGTCTTGGCCATTCGGAGCCGGTATGTGCTGGAAGCTGCTGTCTACACCTTCACCATGTTCTTCTCTACG TTCTATCATGCCTGTGACCAGCCAGGCATTGTGGTTTTCTGCATCATGGACTATGATGTGCTGCAGTTCTGTGATTTCCTGGGCTCCTTGATGTCTGTGTGGGTCACTGTCATTGCCATGGCTCGTTTACAGCCTGTGGTCAAGCAG GTGCTGTATCTGCTGGGGGCTATGCTGCTGTCCATGGCATTGCAGCTTGACCGGCATGGGCTCTGGAACCTCCTTGGACCCAGTCTCTTCGCCCTGGGAATCTTGGCCACAGCCTGG ACGTTCCGCAGTGTCCGCCGCCGGCACTGCTACCCACCTACGTGGCGCCGCTGGCTTTTCTACCTGTGCCCGGGCAGCCTCATTGCAGGGAGTGCCGTCTTGCTCTATGCTTTTGTGGAGACCCAAGACAACTACTTCTACATCCACAGCATTTGGCATATGCTCATTGCTGGCAGTGTGGGCTTCCTGCTGCCCCCTCGTGCGAAGACTGACCACCGGGTCCCATCTGGAGCCCGGGCTCGGGGCTGTGGTTACCAGCTGTGCATCAATGAGCAGGAGGAGCTGGGCCTTGTGGGTCCAGGAGGGACCACTGTGAGCAGCATCTGCGCCAGCTGA
- the TMEM8B gene encoding transmembrane protein 8B isoform X2 has product MAQPLSRPLVLFRSKPWTPAPPSPRFPNWSQPRPGARRMPRSRFHPSPPLQSQSHSQAWPPSGPLPLYHLLSQIPDQPLSQPHSQCLLKPRAQPPALLQSPSDCLSWLSPQCPAQPNPLIQPLPSSLCFPKSLPLSTPLSHTLPLSQPRLRSGLQLPPALLLLLLFSVLGPGAGGLFLTDYSTCSPRKLSPFRSFASTELFHFHVPEDTFLAVWNLIIFKEQGGTFGDHCPDQSVTVYFRSGAPPVINPLNTHFPGDTAVPGVFSLTLSWTLPNRTSGIFNVSSPLPGDWFLAAHLPQAHGHISVKGLQDECQYLLQPQLIVRRLLDVAVLVPGRPSEQTLSPHNLSALYKVFVPSFTYRVSAQLVCVGGRGTSACPLTLRLRPKAPPLHNSSSVACGGTSVCQLELALPPWGHWVYVHVEIPSRGPGRTIRFQLCVRLQECPQPSLSRALVPGAAMNMPQSLGNQPLPAEPPSLRASAEGPGATSPPEHCWPVRPTLRNELDTFSVHFYIFFGPSVALPPERPAVFALRLLPVLDSGGVLSLELQLNVSSLHQENVTVFGCLTHEVPLSLGDAAVTCSKESLAGFLLSVSATSRVARLRIPFPQTGTWFLTLRSLCGAGPRFVRCRNATAEVRLRTFLSPCVDDCGPYGQCKLLRTHNYLYAACECKAGWRGWGCTDSADALTYGFQLLSTLLLCLSNLMFLPPVVLAIRSRYVLEAAVYTFTMFFSTVLYLLGAMLLSMALQLDRHGLWNLLGPSLFALGILATAWTFRSVRRRHCYPPTWRRWLFYLCPGSLIAGSAVLLYAFVETQDNYFYIHSIWHMLIAGSVGFLLPPRAKTDHRVPSGARARGCGYQLCINEQEELGLVGPGGTTVSSICAS; this is encoded by the exons ATGGCCCAGCCCTTGTCCCGGCCCCTTGTCCTATTCCGATCCAAGCCTTGGACCCCGGCCCCGCCCTCGCCCCGCTTCCCAAATTGGTCCCAGCCGCGGCCTGGGGCCCGGCGAATGCCCAGATCCAGGTTCCATCCCAGTCCCCCCCTCCAGTCCCAGTCCCATTCCCAGGCCTGGCCCCCATCCGGGCCTCTGCCCCTGTACCACCTTCTGTCACAAATTCCAGACCAGCCCCTGTCCCAACCCCATTCTCAGTGTTTGCTTAAGCCCAGGGCTCAACCGCCAGCCTTGCTCCAGTCCCCATCCGATTGCCTGTCCTGGCTCTcgccccagtgcccagcccagcccaaccCGTTAATTCAGCCTTTACCCTCATCTCTGTGTTTCCCCAAGTCTCTCCCACTATCCACCCCTCTCTCTCATACACTGCCCCTCTCCCAGCCTCGACTCAGGTCTGGGCTCCAGCTGCCACCAGCCCTAttgctgctgttgctgttttctgTCCTTGGCCCAGGGGCTG GAGGCCTCTTCCTGACTGATTACTCCACCTGCTCTCCCCGAAAGCTGAGTCCTTTCCGCTCCTTCGCCAGCACCGAGCTCTTCCACTTCCATGTTCCCGAGGACACATTTCTGGCTGTATGGAACCTCATCATCTTCAAGGAGCAGGGGGGAACCTTTGGGGACCACTGTCCAGACCaaagtgtgactgt GTATTTCCGGTCCGGGGCACCCCCTGTCATCAACCCCCTGAACACACACTTCCCAGGGGACACGGCTGTGCCTGGGGTTTTCTCACTGACCCTCAGCTGGACACTGCCCAACCGCACCTCAGGCATCTTTAACGTCAGCAGCCCCTTACCAGGGGACTGGTTCTTGGCTGCCCACCTTCCCCAGGCCCATGGCCACATCTCTGTCAAG GGTCTCCAGGATGAGTGTCAGTACCTCCTTCAGCCACAGCTGATTGTCCGGCGTTTGCTGGATGTAGCCGTGCTGGTGCCAGGCCGGCCCTCAGAGCAAACGCTCTCTCCCCACAATCTCTCCGCCCTGTACAA GGTCTTTGTACCCAGTTTCACTTACAGGGTTTCAGCGCAGCTGGTGTGTGTAGGGGGCCGCGGAACATCAGCCTGCCCACTGACACTGCGCCTACGTCCGAAGGCCCCACCCCTGCACAACTCAAGCTCTGTGGCCTGTGGAGGCACCTCGGTATGCCAGCTGGAGCTGGCACTACCCCCCTGGGGTCACTGGGTCTACGTGCATGTGGAGATACCATCCCGGGGCCCTGGCAGGACCATTCGCTTCCAGCTGTGTGTGCGGCTACAAG AGTGCCCGCAGCCCAGCCTGTCGCGTGCTCTGGTCCCTGGAGCTGCCATGAACATGCCCCAGTCACTGGGCAACCAGCCACTGCCTGCAGAGCCGCCATCTCTCAGGGCTTCTGCAGAGGGGCCTGGGGCCACATCACCACCTGAGCACTGCTGGCCAGTGCGCCCAACACTGCGCAATGAGCTGGACACCTTCTCTGTCCACTTCTACATCTTCTTTGGCCCCAGCGTGGCCCTCCCCCCTGAGCGCCCTGCCGTGTTTGCCCTGAGGCTGCTGCCAGTGTTGGACAGCGGAGGTGTCCTCAGCCTGGAGCTCCAGCTCAACGTG AGCTCCCTGCACCAGGAAAACGTGACAGTGTTTGGATGCCTGACTCATGAGGTGCCCTTGAGCCTTGGGGATGCTGCAGTGACCTGTTCCAAAG AGTCCCTGGCTGGCTTCCTCCTCTCTGTCAGTGCCACCTCCAGAGTGGCGAGGCTGCGAATCCCCTTCCCGCAGACTGGGACCTGGTTCCTCACTCTCCGCTCCCTGTGTGGGGCGGGGCCTCG GTTCGTGCGGTGCCGGAACGCGACGGCCGAGGTGCGACTGCGCACCTTCCTATCTCCGTGCGTGGACGACTGTGGGCCTTACGGCCAGTGCAAGCTGCTGCGCACGCACAACTACCTGTACGCCGCCTGCGAGTGCAAAGCCG GGTGGCGAGGCTGGGGCTGCACCGACAGTGCAGATGCGCTCACCTATGGATTCCAGCTGCTGTCCACACTGCTGCTGTGCCTGAGCAACCTCATGTTTTTGCCACCCGTGGTCTTGGCCATTCGGAGCCGGTATGTGCTGGAAGCTGCTGTCTACACCTTCACCATGTTCTTCTCTACG GTGCTGTATCTGCTGGGGGCTATGCTGCTGTCCATGGCATTGCAGCTTGACCGGCATGGGCTCTGGAACCTCCTTGGACCCAGTCTCTTCGCCCTGGGAATCTTGGCCACAGCCTGG ACGTTCCGCAGTGTCCGCCGCCGGCACTGCTACCCACCTACGTGGCGCCGCTGGCTTTTCTACCTGTGCCCGGGCAGCCTCATTGCAGGGAGTGCCGTCTTGCTCTATGCTTTTGTGGAGACCCAAGACAACTACTTCTACATCCACAGCATTTGGCATATGCTCATTGCTGGCAGTGTGGGCTTCCTGCTGCCCCCTCGTGCGAAGACTGACCACCGGGTCCCATCTGGAGCCCGGGCTCGGGGCTGTGGTTACCAGCTGTGCATCAATGAGCAGGAGGAGCTGGGCCTTGTGGGTCCAGGAGGGACCACTGTGAGCAGCATCTGCGCCAGCTGA